Proteins encoded within one genomic window of Arachis ipaensis cultivar K30076 chromosome B08, Araip1.1, whole genome shotgun sequence:
- the LOC107614087 gene encoding stress-response A/B barrel domain-containing protein At5g22580, which yields MADFKHFVIVKFKEGVAVEDLTKGMEKLVSEIDAVKSFEWGQDIESLDMLRQGFTHAFLMTFGNKEDFVAFQSHPNHVEFSATFSAAIEKIVVLDFSSTLVKKAPA from the exons ATGGCAGACTTCAAGCACTTTGTGATTGTGAAGTTCAAGGAAGGTGTTGCTGTTGAAGATCTCACCAAAGGGATGGAGAAGTTGGTCTCTGAGATTGATGCTGTTAAGTCCTTTGAATG GGGACAGGACATTGAAAGCTTAGATATGCTGAGACAAGGTTTTACTCATGCATTCTTGATGACATTTGGAAATAAAGAAGACTTTGTTGCATTTCAGAGCCATCCAAATCATGTTGAATTCTCAGCAACATTTTCAGCAGCTATTGAGAAGATTGTGGTGCTGGATTTCTCATCTACTCTTGTCAAGAAGGCACCAGCATGA